In Pseudomonas hamedanensis, a single window of DNA contains:
- a CDS encoding M14 family metallopeptidase, with product MTVAKSSFDISANFDSGNIQVIDISNPLNPVLAIRPDTRSAHFQWFHFKASGLHVHQEHWFRLVNASQSTYSKGWPGYQAVASYDHVNWFRIPTSFEGDSLRFCLEAEQTHAWFAYFEPYSRGRHDWLIGQALSKAGTELLATGKSVEGRDIQLLRKGSGAEGQRKIWIIAQQHPGEHMAEWFMEGVIERLERQDDPLLNKLLASADLYLVPNMNPDGAFHGHLRTNAMGQDLNRAWQSASQEISPEVLFVQQQMEKYGVDAFIDVHGDETIPHVFTAGCEGNPGFTPRIEKLEEHFRSHLKHTTKDFQTTYGYTRDEPGQANMTLACNSVGQKYDCLSLTLEMPFKDHDDHPDKLTGWSGKRSKQLGKDVLTTLADMVDTLR from the coding sequence ATGACTGTGGCCAAATCTTCATTCGATATCAGCGCCAACTTCGACAGCGGCAATATCCAAGTCATCGACATCAGTAATCCGCTCAATCCGGTGCTGGCCATCCGCCCGGATACACGCAGCGCGCATTTTCAGTGGTTCCACTTCAAGGCCAGCGGCCTGCATGTTCATCAGGAACACTGGTTTCGCCTGGTCAATGCCAGCCAATCGACCTACAGCAAAGGCTGGCCGGGCTATCAAGCGGTGGCGTCGTACGATCACGTCAACTGGTTCCGCATCCCCACCAGTTTCGAAGGCGACAGCCTGCGCTTTTGCCTCGAAGCCGAGCAAACCCACGCCTGGTTCGCCTATTTCGAACCTTACAGCCGTGGCCGTCACGATTGGCTGATCGGGCAAGCGCTGAGCAAGGCTGGCACCGAACTGCTGGCGACCGGCAAAAGCGTCGAAGGCCGTGACATCCAGTTGCTGCGCAAAGGCAGCGGTGCCGAAGGCCAGCGCAAGATCTGGATTATCGCCCAGCAGCATCCGGGCGAGCACATGGCTGAATGGTTCATGGAAGGCGTGATTGAGCGCCTGGAACGTCAGGACGATCCGCTGCTGAACAAACTCCTGGCCAGCGCCGATCTATATCTGGTGCCGAACATGAACCCGGACGGCGCCTTCCACGGGCATCTGCGCACCAACGCCATGGGCCAGGACTTGAACCGCGCCTGGCAGAGCGCCAGTCAGGAAATCAGCCCGGAAGTGCTTTTCGTCCAGCAACAGATGGAAAAATATGGCGTCGATGCGTTTATCGACGTACACGGCGACGAAACCATTCCTCACGTGTTCACCGCCGGCTGTGAAGGCAACCCTGGCTTTACGCCGCGCATCGAAAAGCTCGAAGAGCATTTCCGCAGCCACCTGAAGCACACCACCAAAGACTTCCAGACCACCTACGGCTACACCCGTGACGAACCGGGTCAGGCCAACATGACACTGGCCTGCAACAGCGTCGGGCAGAAATACGACTGCCTGTCGCTGACGCTGGAGATGCCGTTCAAGGACCACGACGACCACCCGGACAAGCTCACCGGCTGGTCGGGCAAACGTTCGAAGCAATTGGGCAAAGACGTGCTGACCACTCTCGCCGACATGGTCGATACCCTGCGCTGA
- a CDS encoding DUF6124 family protein, with the protein MNINSKDLPDLQMDTTFTSPQGTAAAQRALDYYLKPTVSEPQADERFFDVRRHLSGEEALVHASDLLRCAAATAFKAAENLQGASRDLAFSVVHMVDMARAMVDHSLDGDEA; encoded by the coding sequence ATGAACATCAACAGCAAAGACCTGCCCGATCTGCAAATGGACACCACCTTCACCTCGCCCCAAGGCACCGCCGCGGCCCAGCGAGCGCTCGACTATTACTTGAAACCAACTGTTTCAGAACCTCAGGCCGATGAGCGTTTTTTCGATGTCAGGCGCCACCTCAGCGGCGAGGAAGCGCTGGTGCATGCCTCGGATCTGTTGCGCTGCGCCGCGGCGACAGCCTTCAAAGCCGCCGAAAACCTGCAAGGCGCGAGTCGTGATCTGGCGTTCTCGGTGGTGCACATGGTGGATATGGCGCGGGCGATGGTCGACCACTCGCTTGACGGCGATGAGGCCTGA
- a CDS encoding LexA family protein, which produces MDKWIELVKAKMSELKITQTELGERVGMSQGGIGHWLNKRREPGITQMNRVLQALGMEFLEVELVIREPQLTPADEMPLAQKYNPYFRYPVSDWRTPCEARESDQTAYAPASGKQRFELTDYHARGAAFWLTVAGDSMTAPSGPSVAEGMLILVDPAAEALPGKLVIAQWPDSDEAIFRKLDEEGGQRYLVPLNPTWPKALFTDECRILGVVVQATARF; this is translated from the coding sequence ATGGATAAATGGATTGAGTTGGTCAAGGCCAAAATGAGTGAACTCAAAATCACTCAAACAGAGCTCGGAGAGCGCGTCGGCATGTCCCAGGGCGGCATCGGTCATTGGCTGAACAAACGTCGCGAGCCGGGCATTACGCAAATGAACCGTGTGCTGCAAGCGCTGGGCATGGAATTTCTGGAAGTGGAGCTGGTGATCCGCGAGCCGCAGCTGACGCCTGCGGACGAAATGCCGCTGGCGCAAAAGTACAACCCGTACTTCCGCTACCCGGTAAGTGATTGGCGTACCCCGTGCGAAGCGCGCGAGAGCGATCAGACCGCCTATGCGCCCGCCTCAGGCAAGCAAAGGTTCGAACTGACGGATTACCACGCCCGTGGCGCCGCGTTCTGGCTGACGGTGGCCGGCGATTCGATGACGGCACCCAGCGGCCCGAGCGTGGCCGAAGGGATGTTGATCCTGGTCGATCCGGCAGCGGAGGCGCTGCCGGGCAAACTGGTCATCGCGCAGTGGCCCGACAGCGACGAAGCGATTTTTCGCAAACTCGACGAAGAGGGCGGCCAGCGTTACCTGGTGCCGCTCAACCCGACCTGGCCGAAAGCGCTGTTCACCGACGAATGCCGAATCCTCGGTGTCGTGGTCCAGGCAACGGCACGTTTCTAG
- a CDS encoding acetyl/propionyl/methylcrotonyl-CoA carboxylase subunit alpha, with product MSAPVITTLLVANRGEIACRVMRTAKALGLTTVAVHSATDREARHSREADIRVDLGGSKAADSYLQIDKLIAAAKASGAQAIHPGYGFLSENAGFARAIEAAGLVFLGPPASAIDAMGSKSAAKALMETAGVPLVPGYHGEAQDLDTFREACERIGYPVLLKATAGGGGKGMKVVEHVGQLAEALASAQREAQSSFGDSRMLVEKYLLKPRHVEIQIFADQHGHCLYLNERDCSIQRRHQKVVEEAPAPGLTPELRRAMGEAAVRSAQAIGYVGAGTVEFLLDARGEFFFMEMNTRLQVEHPVTEAITGLDLVAWQIRVARGEALPITQAQVPLNGHAIEVRLYAEDPANDFLPATGRLDLYRESAAGPGRRVDSGVAEGDEISPFYDPMLGKLIAWGEDREQARLRLLSMLDEFAIGGLKTNINFLRQIIAHPAFAAAELDTGFIPRYQEHLLPVPGALSDAFWHTAAQAVAQSLPADDTQSPWASASGWRAGLPSEITLHLSCEGEDRALTLNADGNVRLCGETLLIEHDGVRRQVRAIRRHDAVYLQWDGQLRRIETYDPISAVEASHSHQGGLTAPMNGSIVRVLVEAGQTVEAGAQLVVLEAMKMEHSIRAPHAGVVKALYCQEGEMVGEGSTLVELQEL from the coding sequence ATGAGCGCACCCGTGATTACCACCTTGCTGGTGGCCAACCGTGGCGAAATCGCCTGCCGCGTGATGCGCACCGCCAAAGCCCTCGGACTGACCACCGTCGCCGTGCACAGCGCCACCGACCGCGAGGCGCGACACAGCCGTGAAGCGGATATTCGCGTCGATCTGGGCGGCAGCAAAGCGGCCGACAGTTACCTGCAAATCGACAAACTGATTGCCGCGGCCAAGGCCAGCGGCGCGCAGGCCATTCATCCGGGGTACGGTTTTTTGTCCGAGAACGCCGGGTTCGCCCGCGCGATCGAGGCGGCCGGGCTGGTGTTCCTCGGTCCGCCCGCCTCGGCCATCGACGCCATGGGCAGCAAGTCCGCCGCCAAAGCCCTGATGGAAACGGCGGGCGTGCCGCTGGTGCCGGGCTACCACGGCGAAGCGCAAGACCTCGACACCTTCCGTGAGGCGTGTGAACGCATTGGTTATCCGGTGCTGCTCAAGGCCACGGCCGGCGGCGGCGGTAAAGGCATGAAAGTGGTTGAGCATGTCGGTCAGTTGGCGGAAGCCCTCGCCTCCGCGCAACGTGAAGCGCAATCGTCGTTCGGCGATTCGCGGATGCTGGTGGAAAAGTACCTGCTCAAGCCGCGCCATGTGGAAATCCAGATCTTTGCCGATCAGCACGGTCATTGCCTGTACCTGAACGAGCGCGATTGCTCGATTCAGCGACGCCATCAGAAAGTCGTCGAAGAAGCCCCCGCGCCAGGCCTGACGCCTGAGCTGCGGCGAGCGATGGGCGAAGCGGCGGTCCGTTCGGCGCAAGCGATCGGTTACGTCGGCGCCGGCACCGTTGAGTTTTTGCTGGATGCTCGCGGTGAGTTCTTCTTCATGGAGATGAACACGCGGTTGCAGGTTGAGCACCCGGTGACAGAAGCCATTACCGGCCTGGATCTGGTTGCCTGGCAAATTCGCGTTGCCCGTGGTGAGGCGCTGCCGATCACCCAGGCGCAAGTGCCGCTCAACGGGCACGCCATTGAAGTGCGGCTGTATGCCGAAGACCCGGCGAACGACTTTTTGCCGGCGACTGGTCGCCTCGACCTGTACCGCGAATCCGCTGCGGGACCGGGGCGCCGGGTCGACAGCGGCGTTGCCGAAGGTGACGAGATTTCGCCTTTCTACGACCCGATGCTCGGCAAGCTGATTGCCTGGGGCGAGGATCGCGAGCAGGCTCGCCTGCGCTTGTTGAGCATGCTCGATGAGTTCGCGATTGGCGGCCTGAAGACCAATATCAACTTCCTGCGCCAGATCATTGCCCACCCGGCGTTTGCCGCCGCTGAGCTGGACACCGGTTTTATCCCGCGTTATCAGGAGCATTTGCTGCCCGTGCCGGGGGCGCTGAGCGATGCTTTCTGGCATACCGCCGCACAGGCCGTTGCGCAAAGTTTGCCGGCGGACGATACACAGTCGCCGTGGGCGTCAGCCAGTGGTTGGCGTGCCGGCCTGCCCAGCGAGATCACCCTTCACTTGAGCTGTGAGGGCGAGGATCGCGCACTGACCTTGAACGCAGATGGCAACGTAAGGCTTTGCGGCGAAACACTGTTGATCGAACACGACGGTGTTCGTCGCCAGGTACGAGCGATTCGTCGGCATGACGCGGTGTATTTGCAATGGGATGGCCAGTTGCGCCGCATCGAAACGTACGATCCGATCAGCGCCGTGGAAGCTAGCCACAGTCATCAGGGCGGGCTGACCGCGCCGATGAACGGCAGCATCGTCCGCGTGCTGGTCGAGGCCGGACAAACCGTCGAAGCGGGCGCTCAGCTCGTGGTGCTGGAAGCCATGAAAATGGAGCACAGCATTCGTGCGCCCCATGCGGGCGTGGTCAAGGCGCTCTATTGCCAGGAAGGCGAAATGGTCGGCGAAGGCAGCACGCTGGTGGAACTGCAAGAGCTGTGA
- a CDS encoding gamma-carboxygeranoyl-CoA hydratase, which yields MSDFNTLELQSDPRGFATLWLNRAEKNNAFNAEMIRELILALDKVASDASLRFLLLRGRGRHFSAGADLAWMQQSAELDYNTNLDDARELAELMYNLAKLKIPTVAVVQGAAFGGALGLISCCDMAIGADDAQFCLSEVRIGLAPAVISPFVVQAIGERAARRYALTAERFGGQRAREIGLLSESYPAAELDQQVEQWIDNLLLNSPAAMRASKDLLREVGNGALTPALRRYTENAIARIRVSPEGQEGLRAFLQKRPPNWQAATTQESR from the coding sequence ATGAGTGATTTCAACACCCTTGAGCTCCAGAGTGACCCACGCGGCTTCGCCACGCTGTGGCTCAACCGCGCCGAGAAGAACAACGCTTTCAACGCCGAAATGATTCGTGAATTGATCCTCGCCCTCGACAAGGTCGCCAGCGATGCCAGCCTGCGTTTCCTGTTGCTGCGTGGACGCGGCAGGCATTTCAGTGCCGGCGCCGACCTGGCCTGGATGCAGCAATCGGCGGAACTCGATTACAACACCAACCTCGACGACGCCCGTGAACTGGCAGAGCTGATGTACAACCTCGCCAAACTGAAAATCCCTACCGTGGCCGTGGTACAAGGCGCGGCGTTCGGTGGCGCGCTTGGACTGATCAGTTGCTGCGACATGGCCATCGGTGCCGATGATGCGCAGTTCTGCCTGTCGGAAGTGCGCATCGGCCTGGCGCCGGCAGTGATCAGTCCGTTCGTGGTGCAGGCGATCGGCGAACGTGCGGCACGGCGTTATGCGCTGACGGCCGAGCGCTTCGGCGGGCAGCGCGCGCGGGAGATCGGCCTGTTGTCGGAGAGCTATCCGGCTGCAGAACTCGATCAACAGGTCGAACAGTGGATCGACAATTTGCTGCTCAACAGCCCCGCCGCCATGCGCGCCAGCAAAGATCTGCTGCGTGAGGTCGGCAACGGTGCGCTGACCCCGGCCCTGCGCCGCTACACCGAAAATGCCATCGCGCGGATTCGTGTCAGCCCGGAAGGCCAGGAAGGCTTGCGTGCCTTTCTGCAAAAACGCCCGCCGAACTGGCAAGCCGCAACCACTCAGGAGTCGCGTTGA
- a CDS encoding carboxyl transferase domain-containing protein, translating to MATLHTQLNPRSAEFAANSAAMLKQVDALQTLLAQVAQGGGAKAQERHTSRGKLLPRERINRLLDPGSPFLEISQLAAHAVYGEEVPAAGVIAGIGRVEGVECMIVANDATVKGGSYYPLTVRKHLRAQTIAQQNRLPCIYLVDSGGANLPRQDEVFPDREHFGRIFFNQANMSAMGIPQIAVVMGSCTAGGAYVPAMADEAIMVRNQATIFLAGPPLVKAATGEVVSAEDLGGADVHCKTSGVADHYAESDEHALALARRSVANLNWRKLGELQQRTPIAPLYASDELYGIVPADAKQPFDVREVIARLVDGSLFDEFKALFGTTLVCGFAHLHGYPIAILANNGILFAEAAQKGAHFIELACQRGIPLLFLQNITGFMVGQKYEAGGIAKHGAKLVTAVACAKVPKFTVIIGGSFGAGNYGMCGRAYDPRFLWMWPNARIGVMGAEQAAGVLVQVKREQAERGGQAFSAEQEAEIKQPILDQYEEQGHPYYSSARLWDDGVIDPAQTRDVLALALSASLNAPIEPSRFGVFRM from the coding sequence ATGGCAACCCTGCACACTCAGCTCAACCCGCGTTCAGCGGAGTTCGCCGCCAACAGCGCGGCGATGCTCAAACAGGTCGACGCCCTGCAGACCCTGCTCGCCCAAGTGGCGCAGGGTGGCGGCGCGAAAGCCCAGGAGCGACACACCTCGCGCGGCAAGTTGCTGCCGCGTGAGCGCATCAATCGCCTGCTCGACCCTGGCTCGCCGTTTCTCGAGATCAGCCAACTCGCCGCGCACGCCGTGTATGGCGAAGAGGTGCCCGCCGCCGGGGTGATCGCCGGGATCGGTCGGGTCGAAGGCGTCGAATGCATGATCGTCGCCAACGACGCGACGGTGAAGGGTGGCTCGTACTACCCGTTGACCGTGAGAAAACACCTGCGCGCGCAGACCATCGCCCAGCAGAATCGCTTGCCATGCATTTATCTGGTGGACTCGGGTGGCGCCAATTTGCCGCGCCAGGACGAGGTGTTTCCGGACCGCGAGCACTTCGGGCGGATCTTTTTCAATCAGGCCAACATGAGCGCCATGGGCATCCCGCAGATTGCCGTGGTCATGGGCTCGTGCACCGCTGGCGGCGCTTATGTGCCGGCGATGGCGGACGAGGCGATCATGGTGCGCAACCAGGCGACGATTTTCCTCGCCGGGCCGCCGCTGGTGAAGGCCGCGACCGGCGAAGTAGTCAGCGCCGAAGACCTGGGCGGTGCTGACGTGCACTGCAAGACTTCCGGCGTGGCCGACCACTACGCCGAGAGTGACGAACACGCCCTCGCCCTCGCCCGCCGCAGTGTCGCCAACCTCAACTGGCGCAAGCTCGGCGAGCTGCAGCAACGCACGCCGATCGCGCCGCTGTACGCCAGCGATGAGTTGTATGGCATCGTTCCGGCCGACGCCAAGCAGCCGTTCGACGTGCGCGAAGTGATCGCACGGCTGGTCGACGGTTCGCTGTTCGATGAGTTCAAAGCGCTGTTCGGCACCACACTGGTCTGCGGTTTCGCCCATCTGCATGGCTACCCGATCGCGATTCTGGCGAACAACGGCATCCTCTTCGCCGAAGCCGCGCAGAAAGGCGCGCACTTTATCGAACTGGCCTGCCAGCGCGGCATTCCGTTGCTGTTTCTGCAAAACATCACCGGTTTCATGGTCGGGCAGAAATACGAGGCCGGCGGCATCGCCAAGCACGGCGCAAAACTGGTGACCGCGGTGGCGTGCGCCAAGGTGCCGAAATTCACCGTGATCATCGGCGGCAGCTTTGGGGCTGGCAATTACGGCATGTGCGGGCGGGCCTATGATCCGCGTTTCCTGTGGATGTGGCCGAATGCGCGAATCGGTGTGATGGGCGCCGAACAGGCGGCCGGCGTGCTGGTGCAGGTCAAGCGAGAACAGGCCGAGCGCGGCGGTCAGGCGTTCAGCGCCGAACAGGAAGCCGAGATCAAACAACCGATCCTTGATCAATACGAAGAACAGGGCCACCCCTACTATTCCAGCGCCCGGCTATGGGACGACGGCGTCATCGACCCGGCGCAGACCCGCGACGTGCTGGCCCTGGCCTTGTCCGCGTCGTTGAACGCGCCAATCGAACCGAGCCGCTTCGGCGTGTTCCGGATGTGA
- a CDS encoding isovaleryl-CoA dehydrogenase, with product MSYPSLNFALGETIDMLRDQVQSFVADQIAPRAAQIDQDNLFPADMWRKFGDMGLLGITVPEEYGGAGLGYLAHVVAMEEISRGSASVALSYGAHSNLCVNQINRNGNHEQKTKYLPKLISGEHVGALAMSEPNAGSDVVSMKLRADKRGDRFVLNGSKTWITNGPDANTYVIYAKTDLEKGPHGITAFIVERDWKGFSRSNKFDKLGMRGSNTCELFFDDVEVPEENILGVLNGGVKVLMSGLDYERVVLSGGPTGIMQSCMDLIVPYIHDRKQFGQSIGEFQLIQGKVADMYTQLNASRAYLYAVAQACERGETTRKDAAGVILYTAERATQMALDAIQILGGNGYINEFPAGRLLRDAKLYEIGAGTSEIRRMLIGRELFNETR from the coding sequence ATGAGCTATCCATCCCTGAACTTCGCCCTCGGTGAAACCATCGACATGCTGCGCGATCAGGTTCAGTCCTTTGTCGCCGACCAGATTGCGCCGCGGGCGGCGCAGATCGATCAGGACAACCTGTTCCCGGCCGACATGTGGCGCAAATTCGGTGACATGGGCCTGCTCGGCATTACCGTACCGGAAGAGTACGGCGGCGCCGGCCTGGGTTATCTGGCGCACGTGGTGGCGATGGAAGAAATCAGCCGCGGCTCGGCGTCGGTGGCGTTGTCCTACGGCGCGCATTCCAACCTCTGCGTCAACCAGATCAACCGCAACGGCAACCACGAACAAAAGACCAAGTATCTGCCCAAGCTGATCAGCGGCGAGCACGTCGGCGCCCTGGCGATGAGCGAACCCAACGCCGGTTCCGACGTGGTCTCGATGAAACTGCGCGCGGACAAACGCGGCGACCGTTTCGTGCTCAATGGCAGCAAAACCTGGATCACCAACGGCCCCGACGCCAACACTTACGTGATCTACGCCAAGACCGATCTGGAAAAAGGCCCGCACGGCATCACTGCGTTCATCGTCGAGCGCGACTGGAAAGGCTTCAGCCGCAGCAACAAATTCGACAAGCTCGGCATGCGCGGCTCCAACACGTGCGAGCTGTTTTTCGATGACGTTGAAGTGCCGGAAGAAAACATCCTCGGCGTACTCAACGGCGGCGTGAAAGTGCTGATGAGCGGCCTCGATTACGAGCGCGTGGTGCTCTCGGGCGGCCCGACCGGGATCATGCAATCGTGCATGGACCTGATCGTGCCGTACATCCACGACCGCAAGCAGTTCGGCCAGAGCATCGGCGAATTCCAGCTGATCCAGGGCAAAGTCGCCGACATGTACACCCAACTCAACGCCAGCCGCGCCTACCTTTACGCCGTTGCCCAGGCCTGCGAGCGCGGCGAAACCACGCGCAAGGACGCCGCCGGGGTGATCCTCTACACCGCCGAACGCGCCACGCAAATGGCCCTCGACGCGATCCAGATTCTCGGCGGCAACGGCTACATCAACGAATTCCCCGCGGGCCGCCTGCTGCGTGACGCCAAGCTGTATGAAATCGGCGCCGGCACCAGCGAAATCCGCCGCATGCTGATCGGCCGTGAATTGTTCAACGAAACCCGCTAA
- a CDS encoding AMP-binding protein, with the protein MDQPSATPQRSYTRGSQDKALLAMTIGQRFDQTVAQYPDGEALVVRHQQLRYSWRQLGDAVDLHARALLALGLQAGDRLGIWTPNCAQWCISQFATAKIGVILVNINPAYRSSELEYVLKQSGCQWLVCAGAFKTSNYHEMLQGLAPELAEQSIGQLHSERLPDLRGVISLDAQPPSGFLPWSQLADLARSVSPQQLCERSDSLHFDQPVNIQYTSGTTGFPKGATLSHYNILNNGFMVGESIGLTPADRLMIPVPLYHCFGMVMGNLGCITHGSTMIYPNDAFDPLLTLQAVAEERATGLYGVPTMFIAMLDQPQRGEFDLSSLRTGIMAGATCPIEVMRRVIREMHMSEVQIAYGMTETSPVSLQTGPNDELELRVTTVGRTQPQLESKIIDEAGNLVPRGTIGELCTRGYSVMLGYWNNPQATAEAIDEAGWMHTGDLASMNEAGYVNIAGRNKDMIIRGGENIYPRELEEFFFTHPAVADVQVIGIPCSRYGEEIVAWIKFHPGHSASELELQAWCKERIAHFKTPRHFKFVEAFPMTVTGKIQKFRMREISIEELRGRQA; encoded by the coding sequence ATGGATCAACCCAGTGCAACACCGCAGCGCAGCTATACCCGCGGTTCTCAGGACAAAGCCTTGCTGGCGATGACCATCGGTCAGCGCTTCGATCAGACTGTCGCGCAGTACCCGGACGGCGAGGCGCTGGTGGTGCGCCATCAACAGTTGCGTTATTCCTGGCGGCAACTGGGCGACGCCGTGGACTTGCATGCCCGCGCCTTGCTCGCCCTCGGTTTGCAGGCCGGTGACCGCCTCGGCATCTGGACACCCAATTGCGCGCAGTGGTGCATCAGCCAGTTCGCCACGGCGAAAATCGGCGTGATCCTGGTCAACATCAACCCGGCGTACCGCAGTTCCGAGCTCGAATACGTGCTCAAGCAGTCCGGCTGTCAATGGCTGGTCTGTGCAGGCGCGTTCAAAACCTCGAACTATCACGAAATGCTGCAGGGCCTGGCGCCGGAACTGGCCGAACAATCCATCGGCCAGTTGCACAGCGAACGCCTGCCGGACCTGCGCGGGGTGATCAGTCTCGATGCGCAACCGCCATCCGGCTTCCTGCCATGGTCGCAACTGGCCGATCTGGCCCGCAGTGTCTCGCCGCAACAATTATGCGAACGCAGCGACAGCCTGCATTTCGATCAACCGGTGAACATCCAGTACACCTCCGGCACCACCGGTTTTCCCAAAGGTGCCACCCTCAGTCACTACAACATCCTCAACAACGGTTTCATGGTCGGCGAGAGCATCGGCCTGACCCCCGCCGATCGCCTGATGATCCCGGTGCCGCTGTATCACTGCTTTGGCATGGTCATGGGCAACCTCGGCTGCATCACCCATGGCAGCACGATGATTTACCCCAACGATGCATTCGATCCGCTGCTGACCCTGCAAGCCGTCGCCGAGGAAAGGGCCACGGGCCTGTACGGCGTCCCCACCATGTTTATCGCCATGCTCGATCAGCCACAGCGCGGCGAATTCGATCTGTCGAGCCTGCGCACCGGCATCATGGCCGGCGCCACGTGTCCGATTGAAGTCATGCGCCGGGTCATTCGCGAGATGCACATGAGCGAAGTGCAGATTGCCTACGGCATGACCGAAACCAGCCCGGTATCGCTACAGACCGGACCGAACGACGAACTGGAATTGCGCGTGACGACCGTCGGCCGCACCCAGCCGCAGCTGGAAAGCAAAATCATCGACGAGGCCGGGAATCTAGTACCCCGAGGCACCATCGGCGAACTCTGCACCCGCGGCTACAGCGTGATGCTGGGTTACTGGAACAACCCGCAGGCCACCGCAGAAGCCATCGACGAGGCAGGGTGGATGCACACCGGCGACCTGGCGAGCATGAACGAGGCGGGCTACGTCAATATCGCCGGGCGCAACAAGGATATGATCATCCGTGGCGGCGAGAATATTTATCCGCGTGAACTGGAGGAGTTTTTCTTCACTCACCCGGCGGTGGCCGACGTCCAGGTGATCGGCATTCCGTGTTCGCGCTATGGCGAAGAAATTGTCGCCTGGATCAAATTCCACCCCGGCCACAGCGCCTCGGAACTGGAACTGCAAGCCTGGTGCAAGGAACGTATCGCGCACTTCAAGACGCCGCGGCACTTCAAATTCGTTGAAGCGTTTCCGATGACAGTGACGGGCAAGATCCAGAAATTCCGCATGCGCGAGATCAGTATCGAAGAGCTGCGCGGAAGGCAGGCCTGA
- a CDS encoding hydroxymethylglutaryl-CoA lyase → MSLPSQVRLIEVGPRDGLQNEAQPISVADKVQLVDALSAAGLGYIEVGSFVSPKWVPQMAGSAEVFAQIQRKPGVTYGALAPNLRGFEDAVAAGVKEVAVFAAASEAFSQRNINCSISESLARFAPIMEAARQHGVTVRGYVSCVLGCPYEGTVAPEQVALVARELYAMGCYEVSLGDTIGTGTAGATRRLFEVVSAHVPRDKLAGHFHDTYGQAMANIYASLLEGIAVFDSSIAGLGGCPYAKGASGNVATEDVVYLLNGLGIETGIDLDTLIVAGQQISAVLGRPSGSRVAKARSAQ, encoded by the coding sequence ATGTCCCTCCCCTCCCAAGTACGCCTGATCGAAGTCGGCCCACGCGACGGCCTGCAGAACGAAGCCCAACCCATCAGCGTGGCCGACAAGGTGCAACTGGTCGATGCCCTCAGCGCTGCTGGCCTGGGCTATATCGAAGTGGGCAGTTTCGTCTCGCCCAAGTGGGTGCCGCAGATGGCCGGCTCGGCCGAGGTCTTCGCGCAGATCCAGCGTAAACCGGGGGTGACCTACGGCGCACTGGCGCCGAACCTGCGCGGCTTCGAAGATGCCGTCGCCGCCGGGGTCAAGGAAGTCGCGGTGTTTGCCGCCGCCTCCGAAGCCTTTTCGCAACGCAACATCAATTGCTCGATCAGCGAAAGCCTGGCGCGGTTCGCACCGATCATGGAGGCGGCCAGACAACACGGCGTTACCGTGCGTGGTTACGTTTCCTGTGTGTTGGGCTGCCCGTATGAAGGCACGGTCGCGCCGGAGCAAGTGGCGCTGGTCGCCCGCGAGCTGTACGCGATGGGCTGCTACGAGGTGTCGCTGGGCGACACCATCGGCACAGGGACCGCCGGGGCGACTCGACGCCTGTTCGAAGTGGTGTCGGCGCACGTGCCGCGAGACAAGCTCGCCGGGCATTTCCACGACACTTACGGCCAGGCCATGGCCAACATTTACGCCAGCCTGCTCGAAGGCATCGCCGTGTTCGACAGTTCGATCGCCGGCCTCGGCGGTTGCCCTTACGCCAAGGGCGCGAGCGGTAACGTTGCCACCGAGGACGTGGTGTACCTGCTCAACGGCCTGGGGATCGAGACCGGCATCGACCTGGACACCTTGATTGTCGCGGGCCAGCAGATCAGCGCCGTGCTCGGCCGGCCCAGCGGCTCGCGCGTGGCCAAGGCGCGCAGCGCACAGTGA
- a CDS encoding MerR family transcriptional regulator: MSSQTYSISDLARELDITTRAIRFYEEQGLLSPERRGQERIYSPRDKVTLKLILRGKRIGFSLAECRELIELYDPSSGNTRQLNSMLAKISERREQLEQQLLDIEQMKLELDTAEERCVQALEQTLKSQQVV, encoded by the coding sequence ATGAGCAGTCAGACTTACAGCATTTCCGACCTCGCCCGCGAGCTGGACATCACCACCCGGGCGATCCGCTTTTATGAAGAGCAAGGCCTGCTCAGTCCTGAGCGTCGTGGCCAGGAACGCATTTACTCACCGCGCGACAAGGTCACGCTGAAACTGATCCTGCGTGGCAAACGCATCGGCTTCTCGCTGGCCGAATGCCGCGAGCTGATCGAGCTTTACGATCCGTCGAGCGGTAACACCAGACAGCTCAACAGCATGCTGGCGAAAATCAGCGAGCGCCGTGAACAGCTTGAGCAACAGCTGCTCGATATCGAGCAGATGAAGCTGGAACTCGATACCGCCGAAGAGCGCTGTGTGCAGGCGTTGGAGCAGACGCTCAAAAGCCAGCAGGTGGTCTAG